In Polaribacter sp. L3A8, a genomic segment contains:
- a CDS encoding phosphoglycerate kinase, translating to MKTLKDFNFKNKKALIRVDFNVPLNDKFEVTDATRIQAAKSTIIDILEQEGSCILMSHLGRPKGFQDEFSLSHIVAKATEILGVNVKFVADCIGDKVEEAVANLESGEILLLENLRFYEEEKKGDVAFAEKLSKLGDVYVNDAFGTAHRAHASTTIIAQFFPENKCFGNLLAREIESIDKVLNNSERPVLAILGGAKVSSKITVIENILDKVDHLIIGGGMSFTFVKAQGGKIGNSICEDDKMELALDILKQAKAKGVEVHIPVDVIAADDFSNDANTQTVDINEIPDGWEGVDAGPKSREIFDAVVNKCKTILWNGPLGVFEMESFAGGTIALGHSIDKATKNGAFSLVGGGDSVAAVKQFGFADKVSYVSTGGGAMLEMLEGKTLPGIDAILK from the coding sequence ATGAAAACACTAAAAGATTTTAATTTCAAGAATAAGAAAGCGTTAATTCGTGTAGATTTTAATGTGCCTTTAAACGATAAGTTTGAAGTAACAGATGCTACAAGAATCCAAGCTGCAAAATCTACAATTATAGATATTTTAGAGCAAGAAGGAAGTTGTATCTTAATGTCTCATTTAGGACGTCCAAAAGGATTTCAAGATGAATTTTCTTTAAGCCATATTGTAGCTAAAGCAACTGAAATTTTAGGTGTAAATGTAAAGTTTGTTGCAGATTGTATTGGAGATAAAGTAGAAGAAGCTGTTGCTAATTTAGAATCTGGAGAAATCTTATTATTAGAAAACTTACGTTTTTACGAAGAAGAGAAAAAAGGTGATGTTGCTTTTGCAGAAAAATTATCTAAATTAGGTGATGTGTATGTAAATGATGCTTTTGGTACTGCACACAGAGCACATGCATCAACAACAATTATTGCTCAGTTTTTTCCTGAAAACAAATGTTTTGGAAACTTATTAGCAAGAGAAATAGAAAGTATAGATAAAGTATTAAACAATTCTGAAAGACCAGTTTTAGCAATTTTAGGTGGTGCAAAAGTGTCTTCTAAAATTACGGTTATCGAAAATATTTTAGATAAAGTAGACCACTTAATTATTGGTGGTGGAATGAGTTTTACTTTTGTGAAAGCACAAGGAGGAAAGATTGGGAACTCTATTTGTGAAGATGATAAAATGGAATTAGCTTTAGATATTTTAAAGCAAGCAAAAGCAAAAGGAGTAGAAGTACATATCCCTGTTGATGTTATTGCTGCTGATGATTTTTCTAATGATGCAAATACACAAACAGTAGATATTAACGAAATTCCTGATGGTTGGGAAGGAGTTGATGCTGGACCAAAATCTAGAGAAATCTTTGATGCTGTTGTAAACAAGTGTAAAACAATTTTATGGAACGGACCTTTAGGTGTTTTCGAAATGGAATCTTTTGCAGGTGGAACAATTGCTTTAGGTCATTCTATTGATAAAGCAACCAAAAACGGAGCATTCTCTTTAGTTGGTGGTGGAGATTCTGTTGCTGCTGTTAAACAATTTGGTTTTGCAGATAAAGTAAGTTATGTTTCTACTGGTGGTGGGGCAATGTTAGAAATGTTAGAAGGTAAAACGTTACCAGGAATTGATGCTATCTTAAAATAG